Genomic window (Paenibacillus sp. 37):
GATGCCGCAGATCCGCCGTATTTTCCTTGGAAACCGTTTGGATCAAGGAAAGCACGGACCCATCTGGATTCAGACTAATCCGCGTAGCCACGGTGCTGACGAACATACCGATCGTTTCTTTTTCCTTCTTGCTGGTGCGATTGGCAAAAACCGTTCCGACCGGCACATCGGTGCTGTCGGTCAGCTTGTACAATAAGACGTACATGGCGGACAAAAATAACGTATATAAACTGACCTGATATTGTTCGCTAAAAGCCAGAATGCGGTCGTAGCGGGAATCATCCAAAGTGATTGAACGTTTATTCGATTCGCTGCCAATCGAGAATGGCGGAACCGATTTAATGCCGCTCGTTTCAGGCAAAGTGTTGTACTTGGTCAGCCAATATTCCTTGCCTTTTTGATAACGCTGCGATTGCTCATACTCACGCTCAGTTGAAATATAATCCTGATAGGAAGGGGCCTGGTAACTGCTGAAGATGCCTTTGCGCAGTTCGAGGTATTTTTCCATCACCGCATGCAGCAAAGCAGTGACGGACAAGCCATCGGCGATGATATGATTTATAGTCAAATTAAGCCATACTTGGCCGTTCGCAAAATGGATCATCGTAAATTGATAGAGGTGTTCGTCGAACACACTGGCCGGTTTTTCGGTTACTTCTTTCACCCAAGCATAGAATTGTTCGGTCGTGCCTATTTCGAGGTGGCCTATTCTGGTTTGGACATTCTCCAGCTCTTCGAACCACTGCGTTGGATTTTGCAAATCCCCGCTAATGCGGATTCGGAAAGCGTCATAGGTTTTGACAATCTCTGCTGCCGCTTGCTCCAGCAGCTTGGTGTCGATCTCGCCCGTAATCTGGTAGGTCGCGGAAAGCATCGTGATGGATGTGCCCGGATTCATAATTTCCATGAACCATATCCGGCGCTGGGCTTGCGTTAATCCATATTGCTTGTTCGTATTCTCTCTCACATCGACACACTCCCGTATTAGAGATTGTTTGTAGATAGGCTTTATACCTGAATATCAGCAGGAAACCGCCCGCTGAAGTCTAGCCGTACAGCCGCGCGTAATAACCTCCGAGCGCCAGCAGGTCCTGATGGCGGCCCCGTTCCACGACCGTTCCTTGATTCATGACCGTAATCAAATCCGCATGTTCCACAGTGCTGAGACGATGCGCAATCAAAATGGTGGTGCGTCCCTTCATCAATACGTTCAGAGCTTGCTGTACCCAATGCTGGGATTCGTTATCCAATGCAGAAGTCGCTTCGTCCAGCAGGAGAATCGGAGCATTTTTGAGAATCGCCCGGGCGATCGCAATTCGCTGCCTTTGTCCGCCTGACAACGACGCTCCCCTCTCTCCCACCGGCGTTTTATACTGTTCAGGAAGTTCCTGAATGAAATGGTGAGCGTACGCCGCTTTGGCCGCTTCAACCACTTCTTCATCCGTTGCACCCGGGTTTCCATAGCGGATGTTTTCCTCAATCGTGCCGGTAAACAAAAACGGCTCCTGCGGAACATATGCAATCTGCCTGCGGATTTCGTCCAGCGTAAAATGGCCGAACGGTTTTCCCTGGAGCAGGATATCTCCGCTATCCACAGGATAAAAGCCGAGCAACAGCTTGATCAGTGTACTTTTGCCGCTGCCGCTTGCTCCTACGATCGCAGCAACCTGACCAGGAAACACCTGCATGGACATGTCCACAAGTACCTTTTTATCCGCCTGATAGGAAAATTCCACATCGCGAAACTCCACCGCAGCCTCCGATACAAGCTCGCTACGAGAAGATCCCAGACGCTCCGGTTCCTCTTCCTCGCCTAGTACCTCTTGAATCCGGTGAGCACCCGCGAGCGAATTTTGGGTCATCGACAGAACCATCCCCAAGTTCAACAAGGCGTGCGTCAGATTCACTTGCAAAACTGCCAGAGCGGCGACGCTTCCCATTCCCATCATTCCGTAGGCATAAAGAAGACTGCCGATGACGATGATGCCGCAGAACGTGACGTAGCTGATAAAATGGTTCACCGCAGCCTGCATACCGTTCTTTTTCGCCGTTTGCCGAAGCGTTTGCGTCATTTGTTCGTTCAACGCCTCGTACTGGCCGTAAATCGTGCGGATGCGGAACAGCTTCACAATTTGAATGCCGCCCATAAAATCTTTGAATTTTTCGGTCATTTTACCGAGCGTTTGCAAGCCTTGTTCGGACAAAGCGCGGATATCCCGTGCAAATTTCAGGCTGACCAGAGAGGACAGCAGCAGAATGACGAAGGATACGCCAGCAAACCGCCAATCGATCACCACCATGGAGACAATGGAGCCGATGCAAAAGACAACTTGAAGCAGCAAAACGAAGTAAACCTGCGAGAAAGTAAACTCAACGGTCGTTACGTCGTTATTCACCCGCGACAGCAAGTCCCCATGGTGCGTCTGCTCCAGGAATCTCGGCCGCACCCGGCACAGCTTGTCATAAAGACGTTTGCGGATATTCAGCACAGTCAGCTCGACACTGCGCTGGTATAAGTAAATGAACCAGGGAGAAATTATATTTTCCAGGAACAAGGCCGCGCCCAAAATAATAAAGGCTTCCACCATCAGGGACGTATCTCGGGACACGGCGAAATCAACCAAGTTATGTACGACCAAGCTGAAGGCGATCAGAAACAATGTCTGGGTGAGCGCCGTTACAGCAAGGCCAATCGCGTACTGGGTTTTGCGCTTGCGGTTCATAAACGTCAGCAAGTAGCCAAGTTCTTTCACTTGCGAGAGCCTTCCGCCTTTTTTCATGTGTACGACACCTCCCTGCGTTCGGCAGACTCGGTAAATTCCTGGTAGTACGACTGGGCGTACAGTCCCTTCCTCTCGAGCAATTGTTCATGAGTGCCCTTTTCGACAATATTTCCTTGTTCCATAACCCAGATTTCATCGGCGTTTTGTACCGTAGAAAGCCGGTGGGCAATAACCATGGTTGTTTTCTGCTTCATCAATACGCCCAGCGCTTCCTGAACCGCGCTTTCCGACTTCGGATCAAGAGCCGATGTGGGCTCGTCCAGCAGCAGAACGGGAGCATCTTTCAGAAAAGCCCGGGCCATTGCAATGCGCTGGCGTTGCCCACCGGACAAAAAGCCGCCGCGCTCTCCGACATACGTCTGGTAGCCACCCTCAAGCTGCATAATGAAAGAATGAGCCTGAGCGGCTTTGGCGGCTTCGATAATCTCGTCCATCGACGCTTCTTCCCGCCCATAGCCGATATTTTCGGCGATTGTACCGCTAAACAAATATGAATCTTGGGTTACCACGGAAAAATGCGACCGAAGCTGCTCCGGATCTGCACCGTGGATCAGGCTTCCAAACACGCGGATCTCGCCCTGATCCTCCGGAAGCAGATAAAAGCCGCATACCAGCTTAAACACCGTACTCTTCCCTCCCCCGCTCGCTCCGACAAGCGCAATCGTCTTGCCTTCCGGCACCGAGAAG
Coding sequences:
- a CDS encoding ABC transporter ATP-binding protein; protein product: MKKGGRLSQVKELGYLLTFMNRKRKTQYAIGLAVTALTQTLFLIAFSLVVHNLVDFAVSRDTSLMVEAFIILGAALFLENIISPWFIYLYQRSVELTVLNIRKRLYDKLCRVRPRFLEQTHHGDLLSRVNNDVTTVEFTFSQVYFVLLLQVVFCIGSIVSMVVIDWRFAGVSFVILLLSSLVSLKFARDIRALSEQGLQTLGKMTEKFKDFMGGIQIVKLFRIRTIYGQYEALNEQMTQTLRQTAKKNGMQAAVNHFISYVTFCGIIVIGSLLYAYGMMGMGSVAALAVLQVNLTHALLNLGMVLSMTQNSLAGAHRIQEVLGEEEEPERLGSSRSELVSEAAVEFRDVEFSYQADKKVLVDMSMQVFPGQVAAIVGASGSGKSTLIKLLLGFYPVDSGDILLQGKPFGHFTLDEIRRQIAYVPQEPFLFTGTIEENIRYGNPGATDEEVVEAAKAAYAHHFIQELPEQYKTPVGERGASLSGGQRQRIAIARAILKNAPILLLDEATSALDNESQHWVQQALNVLMKGRTTILIAHRLSTVEHADLITVMNQGTVVERGRHQDLLALGGYYARLYG